One Brassica napus cultivar Da-Ae chromosome C2, Da-Ae, whole genome shotgun sequence DNA window includes the following coding sequences:
- the LOC106419555 gene encoding putative pentatricopeptide repeat-containing protein At5g47460, with amino-acid sequence MLRFVSHKVTSRVYSTTTRSHVGSTASSWTTVVSALARSGVIDALHAAVELLNDGDKPDDTSSVMVHLLRVSGNHGYVSLCRQLHGYVVKHGYVSETRLSNSLMRFYKTSDSLEDAHRLFDEMPDPDVISWNSLVSGYVQSGRLQEGLCLFLDLERSNVFPNEFSFTAALAACARLKISWLGACIHSKIVKLGMEKGNVVVGNCLIDMYGKCGSMDDAVLVFRHMEEKDTVSWNAIVASCSRNRKLELGLWFFHQMPNPDTVTYNELIDAFVKSEDFNSAFQILSCMPNPNSSSWNTILTGYVNSEQSREATLFFTKMHSYGVRLDEYSLSIVLAAIAALVVVPWGRVIHSCGLKLGLDSRVVVASALIDMYSKCGMLKQAELMFWTMPRKNLIAWNAMIYGYARNGDSTEAIKLFSQLKQERFLKPDGITFLNLLAVCSHCEVPMELTLGYFEMMVNEYGIKPRVEHCCSLIRAMARRGDIWQAKKVIQEFGFGFDGVAWRALLGACSAGKDLKAAKAVAGKIVVLGEVDEDEYVYIVMSNLYAYHEIWREVSQIRKIMREKGVEKEVGSSWIQEQNVAIQL; translated from the coding sequence ATGCTTAGATTTGTGTCGCATAAAGTTACATCTCGTGTGTACTCCACAACCACAAGGAGCCATGTTGGTTCCACTGCTTCTTCATGGACCACCGTCGTCTCTGCTCTGGCTCGCTCTGGTGTTATCGACGCGTTACACGCAGCTGTCGAGTTGCTCAACGACGGCGACAAGCCGGATGATACTTCTTCTGTGATGGTACACTTGCTCCGCGTCTCCGGAAACCATGGCTACGTTTCTTTGTGCCGGCAGCTTCATGGGTACGTCGTAAAACATGGGTACGTCTCAGAAACGCGTCTTTCCAACTCCCTGATGAGATTTTACAAGACGAGTGACTCGCTGGAAGATGCTCACAGactgttcgatgaaatgcctgaccCAGATGTCATCTCTTGGAACTCGTTGGTTTCTGGTTACGTTCAATCCGGAAGGTTGCAGGAAGGACTCTGTTTGTTTCTCGACCTTGAGAGATCTAATGTTTTCCCTAACGAGTTCTCTTTTACAGCCGCTTTAGCTGCTTGTGCTCGGCTGAAAATCTCGTGGCTTGGAGCCTGTATCCACTCGAAGATTGTGAAACTCGGCATGGAGAAAGGCAATGTTGTGGTGGGTAATTGTCTTATCGACATGTATGGGAAATGTGGTTCCATGGATGATGCAGTTTTAGTGTTTCGACACATGGAAGAAAAAGACACTGTTTCTTGGAATGCTATCGTTGCTTCCTGCTCAAGGAATCGTAAGCTCGAGCTGGGACTTTGGTTTTTCCATCAGATGCCAAATCCAGACACTGTCACATACAACGAGCTGATAGACGCTTTTGTCAAGTCAGAAGATTTCAACAGTGCTTTTCAGATTCTGTCGTGTATGCCAAACCCTAACTCATCTTCATGGAACACAATATTGACAGGGTATGTCAACAGTGAGCAATCAAGAGAAGCTACTCTGTTTTTCACCAAAATGCACTCGTATGGAGTTAGACTCGACGAGTACAGCTTGTCAATAGTTCTGGCCGCCATTGCTGCTCTCGTTGTGGTTCCATGGGGAAGAGTCATTCATTCTTGTGGTCTCAAGCTTGGCCTAGACTCTCGAGTTGTTGTCGCGAGTGCTCTGATAGATATGTATTCAAAATGCGGAATGTTGAAGCAGGCTGAGCTGATGTTTTGGACGATGCCTAGAAAGAATCTGATCGCTTGGAATGCTATGATCTATGGTTACGCTCGTAACGGCGATTCAACCGAGGCGATCAAGCTCTTCAGCCAACTGAAACAAGAAAGATTCTTGAAACCTGATGGAATCACATTCTTGAATCTCTTAGCTGTGTGTTCTCATTGTGAAGTTCCAATGGAGCTCACCCTTGGTTATTTTGAGATGATGGTTAACGAGTATGGGATCAAGCCACGTGTAGAGCATTGTTGTTCTCTTATCAGAGCTATGGCGCGGAGAGGAGATATTTGGCAGGCGAAGAAGGTGATTCAAGAATTCGGTTTCGGGTTTGATGGTGTAGCTTGGAGGGCGTTGCTTGGTGCTTGTAGTGCTGGAAAGGATCTGAAAGCGGCTAAAGCCGTAGCCGGTAAGATTGTTGTGTTAGGGGAAGTTGATGAAGATGAGTACGTATATATAGTGATGTCGAATCTCTATGCTTACCATGAGATATGGAGAGAGGTTAGTCAAATTAGGAAGATTATGAGAGAGAAAGGGGTGGAGAAAGAAGTTGGCTCTAGCTGGATTCAAGAGCAAAATGTCGCAATACAACTCTAG
- the BNAC02G46860D gene encoding protein NONRESPONDING TO OXYLIPINS 2, mitochondrial isoform X1, which produces MASACNRFMNRSSVSSLRSAIRSSLHKSPIGTGSSPSASSAGFRIPSKPAASPRFSFSRCPSELGCAQSLLPLHSTVAAARLTSCLSVTSRNSRALSQGTLCCTSPDL; this is translated from the exons ATGGCTTCTGCTTGCAACAGATTCATGAACAGATCCTCCGTCTCCTCTCTCAGATCCGCCATCAGATCTTCGCTCCACAAATCTCCAATCGGCACCGGATCTTCGCCGAGTGCTTCGTCCGCCGGGTTTCGAATCCCGTCTAAACCCGCCGCTTCTCCCCGATTCTCCTTCTCCAG GTGTCCATCTGAGCTTGGTTGTGCTCAGTCGCTTTTGCCGCTTCACAGCACGGTGGCGGCGGCTCGGCTGACGTCGTGCCTTAGCGTAACTTCAAGAAACAGCCGAGCTCTCTCTCAGGGTACTCTCTGCTGCACCTCTCCCGACCTTTGA
- the LOC106419631 gene encoding probable pectinesterase 68, with amino-acid sequence MAPQLRSLTCSLSYLLSVSLLFFIFHCLCFRFSFVAACSNSTEEQHHRHRKWVGPSGHKVITVSLNGHAQFRSVQGAVDSIPKNNNMSIVIKIAPGYYREKVVVPATKPYITFKGAGRDVTVIEWHDRASDRGPDGQQLRTYQTASVTVYANHFSARNISFTNTAPAPMPGMQGWQAVAFRISGDKAYFSGCGFYGAQDTLCDDAGRHYFKECYIEGSIDFIFGNGRSMYKDCELHSIASRFGSIAAHGRTCPEEKTGFTFVGCRVTGTGPLYVGRAMGQYSRIVYAYTYFDALVAHGGWDDWDHKSNKSKTAFFGVYNCYGPGAAATTGVSWARALDYESAHPFIAKSFVNGRHWIAPRDA; translated from the exons ATGGCGCCGCAACTCAGATCTCTTACTTGTTCCCTTAGTTATCTCCTTTCAGTTTCTCTTTTATTCTTTATATTCCACTGCTTATGCTTTCGTTTTTCATTTGTTGCAGCTTGTTCAAACTCCACCGAAGAACAACACCATCGCCACCGGAAATGGGTGGGTCCCTCAGGTCACAAAGTCATCACCGTCTCTCTTAACGGACACGCTCAGTTTCGCTCCGTACAAGGTGCTGTGGACTCCATACCAAAGAACAATAACATGAGTATTGTTATCAAGATTGCTCCCGGATATTACCG AGAGAAAGTGGTGGTTCCAGCTACAAAACCGTACATAACGTTTAAAGGAGCGGGTCGAGACGTGACGGTTATAGAGTGGCACGATCGTGCCTCCGACCGTGGTCCTGACGGTCAACAATTACGTACCTATCAAACTGCTTCCGTCACAGTCTACGCTAATCATTTCTCCGCTAGAAACATTAGCTTCACG AATACTGCGCCGGCGCCAATGCCGGGAATGCAAGGGTGGCAGGCGGTGGCCTTTAGGATCTCTGGCGACAAAGCTTACTTTTCCGGCTGCGGATTCTACGGTGCTCAAGACACTTTATGCGACGATGCTGGACGTCATTACTTCAAGGAGTGTTACATTGAAGGCTCTATCGACTTTATTTTCGGTAACGGCCGCTCCATGTATAAA GATTGTGAGTTGCATTCGATAGCCTCGAGGTTCGGGTCGATAGCGGCGCACGGTAGGACATGCCCGGAGGAGAAAACGGGTTTCACGTTCGTTGGTTGTCGGGTTACGGGGACGGGTCCTTTATACGTGGGCCGCGCCATGGGCCAATATTCACGGATCGTTTATGCGTACACCTACTTCGACGCTCTTGTTGCTCATGGTGGCTGGGACGATTGGGATCATAAATCCAATAAAAGCAA GACGGCGTTTTTCGGAGTGTACAATTGCTATGGGCCAGGAGCAGCAGCGACGACAGGAGTATCATGGGCCAGAGCTTTGGACTATGAGTCCGCTCATCCTTTTATAGCAAAGAGCTTTGTCAATGGGAGACATTGGATCGCTCCTCGAGATGCTTAA
- the BNAC02G46860D gene encoding protein NONRESPONDING TO OXYLIPINS 2, mitochondrial isoform X3, giving the protein MASACNRFMNRSSVSSLRSAIRSSLHKSPIGTGSSPSASSAGFRIPSKPAASPRFSFSRCPSELGCAQSLLPLHSTVAAARLTSCLSVTSRNSRALSQDGIDGT; this is encoded by the exons ATGGCTTCTGCTTGCAACAGATTCATGAACAGATCCTCCGTCTCCTCTCTCAGATCCGCCATCAGATCTTCGCTCCACAAATCTCCAATCGGCACCGGATCTTCGCCGAGTGCTTCGTCCGCCGGGTTTCGAATCCCGTCTAAACCCGCCGCTTCTCCCCGATTCTCCTTCTCCAG GTGTCCATCTGAGCTTGGTTGTGCTCAGTCGCTTTTGCCGCTTCACAGCACGGTGGCGGCGGCTCGGCTGACGTCGTGCCTTAGCGTAACTTCAAGAAACAGCCGAGCTCTCTCTCAGG ATGGAATCGATGGCACGTGA
- the BNAC02G46860D gene encoding protein NONRESPONDING TO OXYLIPINS 2, mitochondrial isoform X4 → MASACNRFMNRSSVSSLRSAIRSSLHKSPIGTGSSPSASSAGFRIPSKPAASPRFSFSRCPSELGCAQSLLPLHSTVAAARLTSCLSVTSRNSRALSQGT, encoded by the exons ATGGCTTCTGCTTGCAACAGATTCATGAACAGATCCTCCGTCTCCTCTCTCAGATCCGCCATCAGATCTTCGCTCCACAAATCTCCAATCGGCACCGGATCTTCGCCGAGTGCTTCGTCCGCCGGGTTTCGAATCCCGTCTAAACCCGCCGCTTCTCCCCGATTCTCCTTCTCCAG GTGTCCATCTGAGCTTGGTTGTGCTCAGTCGCTTTTGCCGCTTCACAGCACGGTGGCGGCGGCTCGGCTGACGTCGTGCCTTAGCGTAACTTCAAGAAACAGCCGAGCTCTCTCTCAGG GCACATAA
- the BNAC02G46860D gene encoding protein NONRESPONDING TO OXYLIPINS 2, mitochondrial isoform X2 yields MASACNRFMNRSSVSSLRSAIRSSLHKSPIGTGSSPSASSAGFRIPSKPAASPRFSFSRCPSELGCAQSLLPLHSTVAAARLTSCLSVTSRNSRALSQEMGLSVPR; encoded by the exons ATGGCTTCTGCTTGCAACAGATTCATGAACAGATCCTCCGTCTCCTCTCTCAGATCCGCCATCAGATCTTCGCTCCACAAATCTCCAATCGGCACCGGATCTTCGCCGAGTGCTTCGTCCGCCGGGTTTCGAATCCCGTCTAAACCCGCCGCTTCTCCCCGATTCTCCTTCTCCAG GTGTCCATCTGAGCTTGGTTGTGCTCAGTCGCTTTTGCCGCTTCACAGCACGGTGGCGGCGGCTCGGCTGACGTCGTGCCTTAGCGTAACTTCAAGAAACAGCCGAGCTCTCTCTCAGG AGATGGGTCTTTCAGTCCCAAGGTGA
- the LOC106419701 gene encoding LOW QUALITY PROTEIN: WAT1-related protein At5g47470 (The sequence of the model RefSeq protein was modified relative to this genomic sequence to represent the inferred CDS: inserted 1 base in 1 codon), translating into MQFFSVKLYQSISEMKKXVIIGGLVMVQFVYAGNSLLMSYLMSLSLGPLTIVIFSTFATFLILSPFAILFERKQWPDELSPRLIGKLVLISFAGVTLFQTLFLEGIRLTSPAMATAMPNLAPGLIFFIAWMVRLEKMDMKCVYSKLKILGTLLCVFGALTMSLMHSASIIQDEKDNASIFVFDRDRVVGCMYLLGAVFILSSNVVLQASTLAEFPAPISLSAITSLIGVVITTMLQLLQNPNTKVVTRSLISISNLVGFSLLGGMVSGACVSFNGWAMKKRGPVMVSMFSPIATVISVGLSVVTLGEPVRIGSVGGMALMFIGLYLVLWAKGKEGFSQIDSFESEYDPKKPLLS; encoded by the exons ATGCAGTTTTTTTCCGTCAAACTTTATCAATCGATTTCTGAGATGAAGA TGGTGATTATAGGAGGATTAGTAATGGTACAATTTGTATACGCAGGCAACTCTTTGCTCATGAGTTATTTGATGTCACTCAGTCTCGGTCCTTTGACCATTGTCATCTTCTCTACCTTTGCCACTTTCCTAATCCTCTCCCCTTTTGCCATTCTCTTCGAAAG GAAGCAATGGCCAGATGAGCTCAGCCCGAGGCTGATTGGTAAACTAGTTCTGATCTCCTTTGCAGG GGTTACTCTGTTCCAGACTCTGTTTCTGGAAGGAATCAGGTTGACATCACCAGCAATGGCCACAGCGATGCCTAATCTCGCTCCTGGTCTCATATTTTTCATCGCTTGGATGGTTAG GTTAGAGAAGATGGATATGAAATGTGTGTACAGCAAACTGAAGATCTTAGGGACGTTATTGTGCGTATTCGGTGCTTTAACAATGAGCTTAATGCACAGCGCTTCGATCATACAAGATGAAAAAGATAATGCTTCAATATTCGTGTTTGATCGTGATAGAGTCGTGGGATGCATGTACCTTCTCGGAGCTGTCTTTATCTTATCCTCCAACGTTGTTCTTCAG GCATCGACATTGGCAGAGTTTCCAGCACCAATATCGTTAAGTGCAATAACGTCATTGATAGGAGTGGTGATAACAACAATGTTACAGTTATTACAAAACCCGAACACTAAAGTAGTTACAAGAtcattaattagcatcagtaaCCTCGTTGGTTTTTCTCTTCTG GGAGGGATGGTGAGTGGAGCATGTGTTAGTTTCAATGGTTGGGCGATGAAGAAGCGTGGACCGGTTATGGTATCAATGTTTAGTCCTATCGCTACCGTTATTTCGGTTGGCTTATCCGTTGTTACGTTAGGAGAACCCGTTAGAATTGGAAG TGTGGGAGGGATGGCGTTGATGTTTATAGGACTGTACCTTGTGTTGTGGGCTAAAGGCAAAGAAGGATTCTCACAGATTGATAGTTTTGAGAGTGAGTATGACCCTAAGAAGCCTCTATTGTCTTGA
- the LOC106419695 gene encoding aquaporin TIP2-3, whose product MGPIVTCSSLYRRTRKKRAKLTKVSSKKSMVKIEVGSVGDSFSVASLKAYLSEFIATLIFVFAGVGSAIAFGKLTSDAALDPAGLVAIAVAHAFALFVGVSIAANISGGHLNPAVTLGLAVGGNITLITGFLYWIAQCLGSIVACLLLVYVTNGESVPTHGVGAGLGALEGIVMEIVVTFALVYTVYATAADPKKGSLGTIAPIAIGFIVGANILAAGPFSGGSMNPARSFGPSVVSGDLSQIWIYWVGPLVGGGLAGLIYGDVFIGSYQEVETCEIRV is encoded by the exons ATGGGACCCATAGTCACTTGCTCTTCCCTATACCGAAGGACCAGAAAAAAAAGAGCTAAATTAACCAAAGTCTCGAGTAAAAAAAGCATGGTGAAGATCGAAGTTGGAAGTGTGGGTGACTCGTTCAGTGTTGCATCTCTAAAGGCTTACTTGTCTGAGTTTATCGCAACTCTTATCTTTGTATTCGCTGGCGTAGGCTCAGCTATTGCCTTTGGCAAACTGACTTCCGATGCCGCCTTGGACCCAGCTGGTCTTGTGGCTATTGCGGTGGCTCACGCGTTTGCCTTATTTGTTGGTGTTTCCATTGCGGCTAACATCTCTGGTGGCCACCTTAACCCTGCCGTGACTCTCGGTCTTGCCGTTGGCGGAAACATAACACTGATCACGGGTTTCTTATACTGGATCGCTCAGTGTCTTGGCTCCATCGTTgcttgccttctccttgtctatGTTACCAACGGCGAG AGCGTACCAACCCACGGAGTCGGAGCCGGTTTGGGAGCACTCGAAGGTATCGTGATGGAGATCGTTGTGACATTTGCTTTGGTCTATACCGTTTACGCCACCGCTGCTGATCCAAAAAAGGGATCGCTCGGAACCATTGCTCCGATCGCTATTGGTTTCATCGTTGGTGCCAATATCCTCGCTGCTGGTCCATTCAGCGGTGGCTCAATGAACCCAGCAAGGTCGTTCGGACCATCTGTTGTCAGTGGAGACTTGTCACAAATCTGGATCTATTGGGTGGGTCCACTCGTTGGTGGTGGACTTGCTGGACTAATCTACGGTGATGTGTTCATTGGTTCTTACCAAGAGGTTGAAACCTGTGAGATCCGAGTTTGA